The genomic stretch ACCAGCGGCCGAGCGCTGATTTCGTGGCGCTGGTGCTGGAGGCGCGTGGGCGCGTAGCGCGGGCGCTCGACCAGGGAACCCAAGCGCTGCGGGCGCGCCACGGCGAGGATTACCGGGGCCTGTTCAGCCGGGTCGATCTCGACCTCGCAGCCTCCGGGCCTGCCGCCGAGCGGGCCGAGCTGCTGTTTCACTTCGGGCGCTATCTGCTGATCTCGAGCTCGCGCGCTGGCACGGAGGCGGCAAACCTGCAGGGGATCTGGAACGTCGACGTTCGTCCTGCATGGTCAAGCAATTACACCATAAACATCAACACTCAGATGAACTACTGGCCGGCCGAGGCCGCAGGCCTGAGCGAACTGGCGGGGCCGATGTTCAGGCTCACCCGGGAGCTGGCCGAAGCGGGCGCCGCCACCGCCGGACGCTACTATGGTGCGGCCGGAGCAACGGCCCACCACAATGCCGATCTCTGGCGGTTCACCGCGCCAGTCCCCGGCATTCCGCAATGGTCCAATTGGCCGTCCGGGCTCTACTGGATGTCGGCGCATCTGCAGCACCACCTCGATCATGGCAACGCCGAGCCAAGTTTTGCAGCGGAGACCGCTCTGCCGGTGTTTCGCGCCGCGGCGGCCTTCGCGCTCGACATGCTGGTCGAGGACGATGCGGGCGCGCTGGTCGCCAGCCCATCGACCTCTCCGGAGCACAGCTTCCTCGTCGACGGCACACCGGTGGCCATCACCCAGGGCACGGCAATGGACCAGGAACTGATCCGGGAGACGCTCGAGAACTTCGTCGGGCTCGCCGATGCCACGGAGCCCCTTGCGGCCCGCGCTCGCGCAGCGCTCGCCCGCCTGCGCCTGCCGGTCATCGGCTCTGCCGGCAACCTGCTCGAGTGGGACGACGACAAACTGCCGGCCGAACTCGGCCATCGTCACCTCTCGCACCTCTATGGCCTCTATCCCGGCCTCCGCATCACCGAGGCGGGCACGCCGGCAGCCTTCGAGGCCGTCCGTCGCGCCCTCGCGCAGCGGCTCGACAACGGCACCGGCTATACTGGCTGGAGCCAGGCCTGGGTGCTGTGCCTCGCCGCCCGCCTGCGCGACCATGGCCTGGCCGAACGTTCGATCGGCGGATTGCTGGAGCAACTGACCTCGCGCGCGCTGCTGGTGCTGCATCCGCACGACGATCGACCTGAGGGCTATGTGTTTCAGATCGACGGCAATTTCGGCGCCGTGGCCGGGCTGACCGAGCTGGTGGTGCAGAGCCATGAGGGCGCCGTCAGCCTGCTGAAGACATTGCCGCCGAGCTGGCCGGCCGGCAGCATCTCCAACATCGCCTGCCGTGGCGGCCACCAGGCCAGCGTCAGCTGGCGGGACGGCGTGTTTGCCTCCGCCACGATCACTGCGGGTCGCGACGGTGAGCTGTTCGTCGAGCTGCCAGACGTCGGCGTCATCGTCGCAGGTCCGGCCGGGCCGGTGACCACTCGCCCGGCAATCGGCGCCGTACCGGGCCGCCGCCGCGTCGCCTGGGCAGCCACCCGCTCGACCCGCTACAGCCTCACCCTGGGTTAGGACCCGGTGGGGTAGCCTAGCCGGCCTGGCCGAACCGGTTGGCGGCGATGGAGGCCGGCTTCATCTCGATGGAAAAGCCCGGCAGCTGCGGCGGCATATAGGCGGCGTTGCGGATAACGCAGGGATCGAGGAAGTGCTCGTGCAGGTGGTCGACATATTCGATCACCCGGCCCTGCTTGCTGCCCGACACCACCAGGTAGTCGATCATCGACAGGTGCTGGACGTACTCGCATAGCCCGACACCGCCGGCATGCGGCCAGACCGGCAGCCCGCACTTGGCCGCCATCAGCAGCACCGACAAGACTTCGTTGAGCCCGCCGATGCGGCAGGCGTCGATCTGCACGATGTCGATGGCGCCGCGGGTGATGAACTGCTTGAACAGGATGCGGTTCTGGCACATCTCGCCGGTCGCGACCTTCACCGGGGCGATGGCCTCGCGGATCTTCCGGTGCCCCTCGACGTCGTCGGGGCTGGTCGGCTCTTCGATGAAGTAGGGGGCGAAGCGCTTGAGCTGGTTCACCCAATCGATGGCCTGGTCGACCTCCCAGACCTGGTTGGCGTCGATCATCAGGTAGCGGTCCGGCCCCATGATCGAGCGGACGATCTCGAGCCGGCGGATGTCGTCGCCGAGGTCGCGACCGACCTTCATCTTGATATGGGAGAAGCCGGCGTCCACCGCCTCGGTGGCGAGACGGGTCAGCTTCTCGTTGGAATAACCCAGCCAGCCGGCCGAAGTGGTGTAGCAGGGGTATCCATTGGCCTCGAGCTCGGCGATCCGCTCGGCCTTGCCGACTTGTGCCCGGCGGAAGATCGCCAGCGCCTCGTCCGCAGTGATCGCATCGGTCAGGTAGCGGAAGTCGATGATCGAGACGAGCTGCTCCGGCGTCATGTCTGCGACATAGCGCCAGACCGGCTTGCCCGCCCGCTTGGCCAACAGATCCCAGACGGCGTTGACCACCGCGCCGGTGGCGAGGTGCATTGCGCCCTTGTCCGGCCCGATCCAGCGCAACTGGCTGTCGCCGGTCATATGCCGCCAGAACCGGCCTGGGTTCTCCTCCACCCAGTCGAGGTCGAGATCGGTGACGCGCGCCGTCAGGGCCTCGATTGCCTTGCAGACGATGTCGTTGCCGCGGCCGATGGTGAAGGTCAGCCCATGTCCCGCCAGATCGCTGTCGGTTTCGAGGATCACATAAGCTGCCGAGTAGTCCGGATCCGGGTTCATCGCATCGGAGCCGTCGAGCGAAGCGGAAGTGGGAAAGCGCAGGTCGTAGGTGGTCAGGCTGGTGATGCGGGTCATGATCGTTATCCAAGGCGAGGTCGAACGAAGCTCATCCCAGAGCGGCGATCGAGGCAAGGCGGATTGCGCGCGACTTTGTCCGGTTAGGTGGGGTTGGCGGCTTCCGCCACGATCCAGTCCCTGAACGCCTTGATCTTGGGGACGTTGCGGCGCCCCTCCGGATAGGCGAGCCAGTAGCTGGTGCCTTCGTCGATTACCCGCTCGAACGGCTGGATCAATCGTCCCTCGGCCAGCTCGCGCTGGAAGTATTCGGGGGTGAGCAGGGTGACGCCCTGGCCGGCCATGGCGGCGATGGCGTCGAAGGTCTGCATGTTCATCGACGGCGTGTTCTGCTGCTTCAGCACATCGTGCGGCAGCCCGTATGCATCCAGCCAGAAGATCCACCAGGCGTCGTCGGCGTCGAGCAGCGGCAGCTTCAGGATGTCGGCCGGCTCATGGACGCCGCCGATCGAGGCGGCCAGCGCCGGCGACAGCATCGGGGTGAAGCGCACGTCGATCAGTTTCACCGCGGTGAGGCCGGGCCATTTTCCCTTGCCGGCGCGCACCACTACATCCACTTCCTCGCGGGCAAAATCCACCAGCCGGCCGGTGGTTTCGAGCCGCACCGCGATCTCGGGGTGGCGCAACTGGAAAATCCCGAGTCGCGGCGCCAACCACTGCGCGGCGAACGTGTGCATGGTGTTGACGATGAGCGTGCCATGCTCGCGCTGACCCAGATCGACAAACGCCTCGCGCAGGATGTCGAAGGCCCGGTTCACCTCGGGAGCCAGCCGCGTGCCCGCTTCGGTCAGCGCAACCTCGCGCGGCCGGCGCAGGAACAATGGCGCCCCGACGCGCTCCTCCAACAGCTTGATCTGATAGCTCACCGCTGCCTGCGTCATGCCCAGTTCTTGGGCGGCGCGGGTGAAGCTCAGATGCCGGGCCGCCGCTTCGAACGCGCGGATCGCCGCCAGTGGTGGGAGATGATCAGACATAAGGCCTCCTTATGGAGGATACCTGAGCTTTTGTTGGAAATCAAAGGCTCGGGCGCGCACCTTCCAGCCACACACAGCAAAGCTGAATGGTGATTGAGATGCTCTATCAAGCCCCCCGGACTCGTACCGCCGCCCTGTTCCGCTGGATGACTCATCTGGTCCTGCTGCGCCCGGCGCATCCGGTTGCCGACATCCGCGAACTCAGCCCCTATCTGCGCGCCGACATCGGCGCGCCGCAGGGAGACCGTCCTTTTCGAATTGAGTGACGAGCGCCGTCGTTTTCGCGACTTGTAACGAAAAGGGCCCGGCAACTGCCGGGCCCTTCGGTCAATCGAGATGTTCGTCAGCAGTCGAGCAGGTGGCCCGATCCCTTGGGGGCCCGCTTGCAGCTCAACAGCGTCGGCAGCTTGATGGTGGCAGGAGTCGCCTCCATCGCGGTCGCAACCGTCTTGGGTGTCGCCTTGAGCATCGCCGCGCCTTTCTCCCAGCACTCTTTCTTCAATGCCGGAAAGATCAGGCAATTGACTTCCGAATCTGTAAGCGCCGGTGCGGCGGCGACGGGCAGGACAGGCACGGCAAAGCTCGACGCGACGAGCGCGGCAACGAGAACGAGTCTCTTCATCTGTTTTCCCCTGATATCCTCCAGGCGCCGCCAACGGGCGGTGCCGCCGAGGAGTCTAATCCCGCTCCGAAGCACGACGCAATCATGAGGCGAAGGTTGCCCCCTTGCCACTTGCGCGGCGCGAGGCTTTTCAGTAGAGGGAGGGCCGCAGGTTTAGGGGTATAGCTCAGTTGGTAGAGCATCGGTCTCCAAAACCGAGGGTCGAGGGTTCAAGTCCTTCTGCCCCTGCCACCTGCAATAGCTGAAGCCAAGCGCTGGTCAGCACGCATTTCCCTTTGTCGATGGAAACGTGGATGCCGGTATCCGGTGTTCCCAGCCCGCTCGTGTAGCCTCAGCGCGTGGCCGCGGGCGTATGGGCGGCCTGCGTGGGACGCCAGGTCGACAGGTCGACTGGTACTCCAGCCAAGAGCTCCAGGTCAGCCACCTGAGCCCGTTCGACCAGTGCGCGGCCCGCCAGGGTGATCAGCGCTGTGCCCTCGTCGGCGATCATCAGCCAGCCCTTGGCGACCATCGACATGGTCAGATGGGGCGGCACGCTTGCGCCATGTTCGGCCAAGCGCACCAGGGCAACGATTTCCGCCGGGGTGGGACCGGCAAGAACGGCATCACGCATCATTCGAAACTCCCTGCAATGCAGGGACAAGAATGTGCTCGCCTCGATCTGGTTCCGGCGACGGGGGAGGGAATGATCGGTGGTCTCACGCCACGTGACGCTGACCATCAGGCCAGCGGAGCCTCGAAGTGCGGAGCAAAGCAACCAAGATCTGCCGGGCTCCGCGAGGAAGTCAGCGGGCGCGACACGCACGGGTCAGCGGCCCGCTGCTTCCTCCCGAAGCCGATATGGTACTCCGGGCTGCGCCGGCCGCATTTAACAAAGACACTTGCCTGCCGTCGGTCCGCTCGAGCGCGCGACCTTCTCAGTCGGTTCCCGCCACCGACTCGTGGCCGGTCGGCGGAGGCGGTACGTCGATGCCCTCTTCGGCGTATTCGTGCAGTTTGTTGCGCAGCGTCCGTATGCTGATGGCAAGGATCGCCGCAGCGTGGGTGCGATTGCCGTGTGTGGCTCGAAGTGTGGCGAGGATCAGTTCGCGCTCGACATCTGCCGCCTGCAGCCCCACCAGTTGCAGCGTCGCCGCGGGGTCGGGATGAAGATCATAGGCGTACAGCATATGAAGCCCTCACGTTACTCAAGGTCCATCGGCAGGTAAAAACTGAGACCCGCAACGATCAGGAAGCTTGCCACCGCGGCTGCGGCGACGATGATGACGGGGAGCCGATGCCCAAGCCGCGTCCACACGACCGTCTGCAACAGCTCCCCCATTCCCCGATCCTCAGAATCACACCGCTGGTCCACCTGGCTCTGATAGTGGAGACAAGCTGACCGTTGGCTGACAGCCCAGCCGCCCGCCGCGCCGACATCGGCCTGTCATTGGGGCTTGCAATAGCGGGACCAAGTCATTAGATACCGGCTCCCAAGCCGCCCGGGGAGACTCGCGCGGTTCTTCGTTTTTGGCCTGACGGCCCGACTGGAAGTAGAGCTGATGGCTGCACTGAACCCGTTGAAATTCCTGCAAGAGGTTCGTCAGGAAGTCGGCAAGGTCACCTGGCCCACCCGCAACGAGACGCTGGTCTCGACGGTGATGGTGCTGGTGATGGTGGTCATCGCGAGCTTCTTCTTTCTCGCGGCTGATCAGCTCATTTCCTGGCTCGTGCAGCTGATGCTGTCGATCCGCTGAACGGCAGACTGGTTTTTTAGGAGCTTCGACGCGGCATGGCCAAGCGCTGGTATATCGTTCAGGCGTACTCGAACTTCGAGCGCAAGGTGGCGGAAGACATCCGTCAGAAGGTTGCGCAGAAGAAGCTCGAGGACCTGTTCGACGACGTAATCGTGCCGACCGAGAAGGTCGTCGAGATGCGTCGTGGCCGCAAGGTCGATGCCGAACGGAAGTTCTTCCCGGGCTACGTGCTGGTAAAGATGGAAATGACCAACGAGGCGTTCCATCTGATCAAGAACACGCCCAAGGTCACCGGTTTCCTCGGCTCGGGCGACAAGCCGATGCCGATCTCGGAGCGTGAGGCCATGGCGATCCTGCAGCAGGTGCAGGAAGGCGTGGAGCATCCCAAGCCGTCGGTCTCGTTCGAGGTCGGCGAGCAGGTGCGCGTTTCCGATGGTCCCTTCGCCAGCTTCAACGGCGTGGTGGAAGAGGTCGACGAGGAGCGCTCGCGCCTCAAGGTGGAAGTTTCGATCTTCGGGCGTCCGACCCCGGTCGAGCTCGAATACGGTCAGGTCGAGAAGGTCTGACGATCCTGTCGTTGCGCAAGCACGACTGAAGAATTCCGGCGTCAGCCGGATACCGCTGCCGCGAGGGAGCGGAAAACCGTGGGAGGGTAGGGCGCTGCCAGGCGCCCGTAAGATCCCGGACCACGGCGTCTCACGCCCGGGTGACGCCGGGCAGCGTTTGTGAAAGGACGTATCATGGCAAAGAAGATTACTGGCTACCTGAAGCTTCAGGTTCCGGCCGGCTCGGCGACCCCGTCGCCCCCGATCGGCCCCGCGCTCGGCCAGCGCGGCCTCAACATCATGGAATTCTGCAAGGCCTTCAACGCGAAGACCGCCGAGCAGGAAAAGGGTGCCCCGACCCCGGTCGTGATCACCATCTACGCCGACAAGAGCTTCACGTTCGAAACCCGCCTTCCGCCGGTCACCTATCTGATCAAGAAGGCCGTGAACCTGAAGTCCGGTTCCAAGCTTCCGGGCAAGGAGTCCGCCGGCACTATCTCGCAGAAGCAGATTCGCGAGATCGCCGAAAAGAAGATGGCCGACCTCAACGCCTATGACGTCGAGCAGGCCATGACGATGATTGCCGGTTCTGCCCGTTCCATGGGCCTGCAGGTGGAGGGCTGATCATGAGCAAGCTCGGTAAGCGTACTGACGCCGCCCGCGTGGGCATCGATCGCAAGAAGCTCTATGCTCTCAGCGACGCCGTGAAGATGGTCAAGGAACGCGCCAAGGCGAAGTTCGATGAGACCGTCGAAGTTGCGTTCAACCTGGGTGTCGACCCGCGTCACGCCGACCAGATGGTCCGTGGTGTGGTGAACCTGCCCAACGGCACCGGCAAGACCGTCCGCGTCGCCGTGTTCGCCAAGGACGCCAAGGCCGATGAGGCCAAGAAGGCCGGCGCCGACATCGTCGGTGCCGAGGACCTGGTCGAGATCGTCCAGTCGGGCAAGATCGAGTTCGATCGCGTGATCGCGACCCCGGACATGATGCCGCTGGTCGGCCGCCTCGGTAAGATCCTGGGCCCGCGCAACCTGATGCCGAACCCCAAGGTCGGCACCGTAACGCCGGATGTCGCCGGTGCGGTCAAGGCCGCCAAGGGCGGCGCCGTCGAGTTCCGCGTCGAGAAGGCAGGTATCCTGCACGCCGGCGTCGGCAAGGCCTCGTTCTCGGACGAAGCTCTGCTGCAGAACATCAAGGCGTTCGCCGATGCGGTGCAGAAGGCCAAGCCGGCTGGCGCCAAGGGCACCTACGTCAAGCGTGTCGCGGTGTCCTCGACCATGGGCCCCGGCGTCCACGTCGACCCCTCGTCGGTCAACGCCTAACTAGATCAAGAATTCCCGGCGGCAGTCATGCCGTCGGGGTGCCGATCTTCGGATCGGTGAAGTCCTGTCCGAGACTGCGGGTCTGTTCCTTCGGGAGCGCTAATCCCTGTTCAGGGGCCCGCATAGATGGGGTGAAGACCGGAATCCTTGTCCGGTTCGAACCAGGCCAGTTGCCGCCAAGGGGCATTTCGCCCTCCAACGGTCAGCCGGTTGACAGGCATCAACCGCTGCACTCCTCGACGGAGGGCAGCAATTGGCAAACGGTCCGGGACCTATCTCCGGGCCAAATGTGGAGACTAGCAGTGGAAAGAGCGGAAAAGGCTGAGCTCATCACCTCGCTCCAGTCGTCGTTCTCGACGGCCGGGTCGATCGTGGTTGCCCAGAATGCCGGCTTGACCGTTGCTGACCTGGAGACTCTGCGCAAGCAGATGAAGCAGGCCGGCGGTACGATCAAGGTGGCTAAGAACCGCCTCGCCAAGCTTGCTCTGAAGGATACCGACAACGCGGACATCTCGGCCCTGTTCACAGGTCCGACCGTCGTCGCCTTCGCCAAGGATCCCATGACCGCGCCGAAAGTCGCGGCCGCTTTCGCCGACAAGAACCAGAAGTTCGTGGTTCTCGGTGGCGCAATGGGGAAGACCGGGCTCGACGCGAACAACGTCAAGGCGCTCGCCACGATGCCCTCGCTGGACCAGCTCCGCGCCACGCTCGCAGGCATGCTCAAGCAGCCCGCCACGCGTATCGCGTCTGTCCTGCAGGCTCCGGGCGGTGCAGTTGCACGGGTCATTTCGGCTCACGCCGACAAGGGCAATGCAGCATAGGCAAACTACCCACGTTGGGCCGTTCCGGCCCTTCACGGTTCGAACTGAAACATCAAAGAGAGAATACAAATGGCTGATCTCGCCAAACTCGTAGACGACCTGTCTGCCCTGACCGTTCTGGAAGCTTCCGAGCTGTCGAAGCTTCTCGAAGAGAAGTGGGGCGTTTCGGCTGCCGCTCCGGTCGCCGTCGCCGCTGCTCCGGCCGCTGGTGGCGCTGCCGCCGCTGCCGCTGAAGAGAAGACCGAATTCGACGTGATCCTCGCCTCGTTCGGCGACAACAAGATCAACGTCATCAAGGAAGTCCGTGCCATCACCGGTCTGGGCCTGGGCGAAGCCAAGGCTCTGGTCGAAGGCGCTCCGAAGGCCGTCAAGGAAGGCGCTTCGAAGGCTGAGGCCGAGGACATCAAGAAGAAGCTGGAAGCAGCTGGCGCCAAGGTCGACCTCAAGTAAGGTCGTCTGCGGACAACGATCTCGGGCAGCGCGGCGAAAAAGCCGCGCTGCCTTATTTGCGTCGCATTTATGGTATTTGGGACGCGTTCCACCCGCGCGATTGGATGGCCGGGCAGGACAATCACAATTTCGGAGTTCGGATGGCGCTCTTCGAGCGCGGATGAATTCGAGTGCAGTGCAGCGGGGCCATACGGTTCCGCGCAGGCAAGTGCGTAATGACCGGGGCTCCCTCCCACTCACCGGGCCCCGATGACAAGAAGCAAGGCCGATGTCCTGATGCCCGACGGCTGATAGTCGGGCCTTTGGACATCTGCCTCCGAGACATCGAGAAATTTGAGGAGCTGGTATGGCTACCACGTTCAACGGCCGCCGCAAGGTACGCAAGTCGTTCGGCAGCATTCGCGAAGTCACGGAGATGCCCAATCTGATCGAGGTCCAGAAGGCCTCCTACGATCAGTTCCTCCTCGTGGATGAGCCCAAGGGCGGGCGTCCCGACGAGGGGCTTCAGTCCGTTTTCCGGTCGGTTTTTCCGATCACCGACTTTTCCAACACTGCTTCCCTCGAGTTCGTGAAGTACGAGTTCGAGCAGCCCAAGTACGACGTCGACGAGTGCCGTCAGCGCGACATGACGTTCGCAGCGCCGCTCAAGGTCACGCTTCGCCTGATCGTGTTCGAAGTTGATGAAGAGACCGGCGCCCGCTCCGTCAAGGACATCAAGGAGCAGGACGTCTATATGGGCGACATGCCGTTCATGACCATGAACGGCACCTTCATCGTCAACGGCACCGAGCGCGTCATCGTCTCGCAGATGCACCGTTCGCCCGGCGTGTTCTTCGATCACGACAAGGGCAAGACCCACTCCTCGGGCAAGCTGCTGTTTGCCGCACGCATCATCCCGTACCGCGGCTCCTGGCTCGATATCGAGTTCGACGCCAAGGACATCGTGTTCGCCCGTATCGACCGTCGCCGCAAGATTCCGGTGACCTCGCTGCTCAAGGCGCTCGGCATGGACGCCGAGGAAATTCTTGCGACCTATTACGATACGGTCCAGTTCGAGAAGACCAAGACCGGGTGGCAAAAGCCGTTCGACGCCGAGAAGATGAAGAACGCCAAGCCGACGTTCGACCTCATCGACGCCAAGACCGGCGACGTGGTCCACGAGGGCGGCAAGAAGCTGTCGCCGCGGCAGGCCAAGAAGCTCGCCGAGGGCGGACTGACGCATCTCGCCGTGGTGGAAGAGGACCTCTACGGTCAGTTCATCGCGCAGGACCTCGTCAACATGAAGACCGGCGAGATCTTCGCCGAGGCCGGCGACGAGATCGACGAGAAGCTGCTGACCAAGCTCAAGGATGCCGGCTTCGACGAGCTGCCGATCCTCGACATCGATCATGTCACCGTGGGCGCCTACCTGCGCAACACGCTGGCCGTCGACAAGAACGAGACCCGCGAAGACGCGCTGTTCGATATCTATCGCGTCATGCGTCCGGGCGAGCCGCCGACCGTCGAAACCGCCGAAGCCATGTTCAAGTCGCTGTTCTTCGACAGCGAGCGCTATGACCTGAGCGCCGTCGGCCGCGTCAAGATGAACATGCGCCTCGACATCGAGGCCGAGGACACCGTCCGGATCCTGCGCAAGGAAGATATCGTCGAGGTGGTTCGCACCCTCGTCGACCTGCGCGACGGCCGCGGCGAGATCGACGACATCGACAACCTCGGCAACCGCCGCGTGCGTTCGGTCGGCGAGCTGATGGAGAACCACTACCGGCTCGGTCTGCTCCGCATGGAGCGGGCGATCAAGGAGCGCATGTCGTCGGTCGAGATCGACACCGTCATGCCGCAGGATCTGATCAACGCCAAGCCGGCGGCCGCAGCAGTGCGCGAATTCTTCGGCTCGTCGCAGCTCAGCCAGTTCATGGATCAGACCAACCCGCTCTCCGAGATCACGCACAAGCGTCGTCTCTCGGCGCTCGGGCCTGGCGGCCTGACCCGCGAGCGTGCCGGCTTCGAAGTGCGCGACGTGCATCCCACGCACTATGGCCGCATCTGCCCGATCGAGACGCCGGAAGGCCCGAACATCGGTCTGATCAACAGCCTGGCGACGTTTGCGCGCGTCAACAAGTACGGCTTCATCGAGACCCCGTACCGCAAGATCGTCAATGGCAAGGTCACTGACGACGTCGTCTATCTGTCGGCGATGGAAGAGGCCAAGCACTACGTCGCCCAGGCCAATGCCGAGCTCAACGACAAGCGCGAGTTCGCCAACGACCTGATCGTGGCGCGCCATGCCGGTGACAACGGACTGACGCCGAAAGAGACCATCGACCTGATGGACGTGTCGCCCAAGCAGATCGTTTCGGTGGCCGCGGCGCTCATCCCGTTCCTCGAGAACGACGACGCCAACCGCGCCCTGATGGGCTCGAACATGCAGCGTCAGGCTGTGCCGCTGCTGCGCGCCGAGGCCCCGTTCGTGGGCACCGGCATGGAGCCGGTCGTCGCCCGTGACTCGGGCGCTGCGATCGTCGCCAAGCGCAAGGGCATCGTCGACCAGGTGGATGCGACC from Devosia sp. A16 encodes the following:
- the rpoB gene encoding DNA-directed RNA polymerase subunit beta, with the translated sequence MATTFNGRRKVRKSFGSIREVTEMPNLIEVQKASYDQFLLVDEPKGGRPDEGLQSVFRSVFPITDFSNTASLEFVKYEFEQPKYDVDECRQRDMTFAAPLKVTLRLIVFEVDEETGARSVKDIKEQDVYMGDMPFMTMNGTFIVNGTERVIVSQMHRSPGVFFDHDKGKTHSSGKLLFAARIIPYRGSWLDIEFDAKDIVFARIDRRRKIPVTSLLKALGMDAEEILATYYDTVQFEKTKTGWQKPFDAEKMKNAKPTFDLIDAKTGDVVHEGGKKLSPRQAKKLAEGGLTHLAVVEEDLYGQFIAQDLVNMKTGEIFAEAGDEIDEKLLTKLKDAGFDELPILDIDHVTVGAYLRNTLAVDKNETREDALFDIYRVMRPGEPPTVETAEAMFKSLFFDSERYDLSAVGRVKMNMRLDIEAEDTVRILRKEDIVEVVRTLVDLRDGRGEIDDIDNLGNRRVRSVGELMENHYRLGLLRMERAIKERMSSVEIDTVMPQDLINAKPAAAAVREFFGSSQLSQFMDQTNPLSEITHKRRLSALGPGGLTRERAGFEVRDVHPTHYGRICPIETPEGPNIGLINSLATFARVNKYGFIETPYRKIVNGKVTDDVVYLSAMEEAKHYVAQANAELNDKREFANDLIVARHAGDNGLTPKETIDLMDVSPKQIVSVAAALIPFLENDDANRALMGSNMQRQAVPLLRAEAPFVGTGMEPVVARDSGAAIVAKRKGIVDQVDATRIVIRATEETDASKSGVDIYNLMKFQRSNQSTCINQRPLVVVGDHVEAGDIVADGPSTELGDLALGRNVLVAFMPWNGYNFEDSILLSEKIAMQDVFTSIHIEEYEVMARDTKLGPEEITRDIPNVSEEALKNLDEAGIVHIGAEVAAGDILVGKITPKGESPMTPEEKLLRAIFGEKASDVRDTSLRVPPGDAGTVVEVRVFNRHGIDKDERAMAIEREEIERLAKDRDDEQSILDRNVYARLKEMLFGKTATAGPKGYVNGTKLNDATFDAQPRSKWWQFALEDDKVMAEMEALHAQYEESRKLLEQRFIDKVDKLQRGDELPPGVMKMVKVFVATKRKIQPGDKMAGRHGNKGVVSRITPIEDMPYLEDGTHVDIVLNPLGVPSRMNVGQILETHLGWAARGLGKKIDEIVKTYQQKGDMTPLKKEISALYEGDEYVAQLDDDSILRLGEHLSKGVPIATPVFDGAKESDIVDLLQRAGLNSTGQSIVFDGRTGEQFDRKVTVGYIYMLKLHHLVDDKIHARSIGPYSLVTQQPLGGKAQFGGQRFGEMEVWALEAYGAAYTLQEMLTIKSDDVAGRTKVYEAIVRGDDTFEAGIPESFNVLVKEIRSLGLNVELDTFEGDALPQGGPADNQLAPPQNAAE